From the Neobacillus sp. PS3-34 genome, the window TTGGAAGCCGGACATTATTTATTTTAGAACATATCCCTATAGTAATACATTCTATAAAATGCTTAAAACATATCCAACTGTTATAGAAATAAATTCAGATGATGTTGAGGAAAGTAAAATTCATATGCCCTTCCTAGCTAGAAAGCATCATTTACTAACAAGAAACTTTTTAATGAATAATGCCAAAGGATTTATTTGTGTTACTAATGAATTAAAGAAGAAATTAATAAAATATAATAAACCCACTATAACAATACCCAACGGAATAAATTCCCATTATATTAGTAGGAAACCAGAACAAAATTGGAATAGAAATGTAAGATATCAAGTTATTTTTTTAGGCTCTCCAAATCAATCTTGGCATGGTCTAGATAAAATAATAAGCCTAGCAAATCAATTGCCTGAGTTTGATTTTCATATTGTGGGGACTGATGGGTTAAAGAATATGCCAAATAACCTTAAACAGTATGGGTATTTAAAGGAAAGTGAATATATAAGTATAATTAATAAATGTGATGTAGCTATTGGCACTTTGGCACTTCATCGGATAGGGATGAATGAGGCTTGCCCCTTAAAAACAAGGGAATATTTAAAATATGGCCTTCCAACAATCATTGGATATCAAGATAGTGATTTTATTGAAGGTAATTATCCTTTTCTATTTGAATTGCCCAATAAGGAAGGTAATATAGAATCGAATATTTCATCTATCAAAGAGTTCATAGAGAACTCTAGAAATATCTGTATAGGGGAAAGGGATGTTGAACATCTCTTTTATGAATATAAGGAAATAAAACGTTTAGATTTTTTAAGTAGTTTAATATAATTTTTTCAAAACTTATATATTAAGAAGGAGAAAGATTGTGGAACAAATTGGTGTATCGATAATTTCTCTTATTATATTAGCATTGTCTTTTTATTTTTTTAAAGTTGCAAATGGAACCTTATCTATAAATAGGTTGACTCCTTTGTCCCTAATATTTTACTACAATTTAGTTCTTTTGGCTTATATTGGATCTTATTTAATGTATATAGGAATTAGAGTTCATACCGATCTTCATCTAGTACAAGATGATAGTTATTATTTGATTACTTTTTTATCCGTATCATATGTACTTTTATCATTACCATTATTTATTATCATTTTTAATAAAATTTGGAAAGTTAAACCAGAAGAAGCATTTATAAAATATTTAGAGAGACCGCTGATATCCCTATTCACTAAAAATGATAAATATCTTTATTATCCATTGTGGGTTATAACACTTACTTCATGTGTAGTAATGGTCTATCTATTAAAAGACTCTCCATTGTTGAATTTTATCTTAGGTAAAAACACTAATATATTAGAAGCAAGAGTGATTTACACCAGAAATTATTCAGGATCTTTAATAATAAAAAATACAATAGGGAATGCATTTATACCATTATGTTCCTATATAACATATAGCTATATGAAGATGTTTCCAAATAAAAAATGGAAATTAATGTTCATCATCTTATTCACAAACTCATTGTTAATTTATGGAACCAGTATGAGTAAATCAGGCATCTCTACCTATATACTTAGCTTTGTTTTATTAAAAGTTTTAATCGAAGGAAAAATATCATTAAAAAAATTAACTTATATATCATTAATAGTAATCACATTTGTAATTGTAATGTATATGGTTGTTTATCAAGATAATCAAGAGATAATTACTGATAAAGAAACTTTCTTTTTTAAAAGTGGTCCTATTGGTAGAATAATTTTTGGGCAATTGGTTGGATTTGTAAACACTTTATATATTTTTCCACAATTACATCCTTTCGTTAATGGAGGAGATATTGCCTTTCTTCGATTTTTAGGCTTCGATTTTTTGGATTCATCTAGAATTGTTATGTCATATGTAAGTCCAGGTGCGGTTGAAAATGGGAATGCAAATGTTATGAACTCTATTTTTATTGCAGAAGCCTATGCTAATTTTGGATATCTTGGAATATTGTTTGCTCCATTAATTGTTGCATTTATATTACATTTTTTCACACTGTTACTTTATAAATTGCCTAAAACACCAATAGTATTGGGTTGGTGGATCTATGTAATGTTTTTATTGTCAAATGGTATAGGAGGAGGATTTTTTTCTGAATTCCTTTTTAATACTAAGATTATAGGAGTATCAATATTGACTATTTTACTTTATATTAGTGGACATGTATTATTTACTATTTATGATAAAGGGTATAATAGATTAGTTAAAAATTGAAATGAATTTTTATATATGAGTAGCTAGTCTGAATAGAGAAACATGGAAATCTTACTATTTTTTAAATATTTTTTCGTCAATGGATTCTGTTAGAAAACCAACATCCCAAATATCTATACAATATTCTCTTAAGGTGTACCTAATTGTATGAATTAAAATTTTGACCAGTAATAAGTTAAATAATTCTGGGTCAAATATTGGAAGGTTCAAATTAGACGAATATTTTTAAAAGTTAGAACTTGATAGTAGTAATACAATGATAATACCACCCTTGAAAAAAAAGAAATCAAAACTTAACTTCACATTCAATCCTTTAAAACTGTAATGTTAACCATATAATAGTAAATACAACAAATGGAATAATTATTCCATTTGTTGTATTTACTTTTAGGGAAAAGGAGCTAACATTTATCGGTTCAATAAGTAGGCCAAGTATTTAGAGGAATTGCTAAGAAATAGTTGAAGGCATGATTGCTTTTCTTAAATTGAAAAGAGGTCTTAGATTGTTTTTAATAATAAATTTCTTGAAAAATAAATTTGTTGATTTATGGAGAAGAGGAGCTTTTCACATCTTGCTGGGAAGTTTTGTTACAAAATTTGTGGTTTTCTTCGGTACCATTTTTCTCGTAAGGATCCTTTCGAAAACATCATACGGAGTACTAGGCTATATAGAGAATATTTATGGATACATTTACATTTTTGCAGGTTTGGGTTTAAATAATGCTGTATTAAGATATGTTATATTAGGAAAAACCAGTGAAGAAAAATTCGGATTTTATAGATATGCTATTACAAAAGGAACGCTTTTCAATATTCTTATAGTTTTTTTTGTTGCTTTGTTTTTCTTGTTTTATCCATATCCAGAAGAATTTAAAGGCGCTAAATGGCTGTTGCTAATATTGTTTATTACAATTCCTTTTCAATTTTTAGTCGATAGCAATACCTTAACATATAGGGCAATGTTTGATAATAAACGGTTTGCTATTATTACATTTTTAACATCCGTGATATTGATTATAGCCAGATATTTAGGAGCAATATTCTTTGACTTAAATGGAATTGTAATTGCGAATATTTTAGTTTATGTATTATTTAGTTTAATTCTAAGCTATGTTTCCTTTAATTTATATTTTAAAGAATATAGACCTAATCAGCTTTCTAAAATTGAGCAGAAAAAGGTCAATAACTATTCTTTCCAATATATGATAACTAATGGTGTTTGGGCAGCATTTATGCTTAATGATGTCTTTTTGTTAGGTCTTTTATCTGGGAATGCTGAAATTGTTGCTGAATATAAAGTAGCTTACGTACTACCAGGTGTTCTTACTATAATCAGTACAGCAATAGGAATTTTTATTGGGCCTTATTTTGTAAAGCGTGAAACAAATCATAATTGGGTTTGGAAAAATTATATAAAAACGTTGATTATTCTAGCTGGCATAATTGCACCTTTAGTAGCTATAATGTTTGTTTATGCAAAGTCTATTACTACTCTAATATACGGGGTACAGTATGAAAATATTGTACCTATTATGCGGCTGTTATTGGTTGCAGCCTTAATAAATTCAATATTTCGTTATACTTCTGCAAACCTATTAGCCTCAATGGGAGAAATTAAATCTAATATGTTGATTTCAATTTTTGGAATGTGTTTACAAATCATTATTAACTTGATTCTCATTCCAAAATATGGAGAATTAGGCGCTGCAGTCACAAGCATTTTAGTATACTCACTTATGGCACTCTCTTTATTTATTATTTTTATAAAAAAATTTAAACTTACAAATTAATTTGAAGACCTAAAGCATGTCCTTGCGGAAAATTACTTAATATGCTTTGAATTAATTAAGAAATGTAAAGAAGCCATTTCTTCTTTAGTTCACATTTGAGAAATTGATATATTAAAGAGATGAAATCTACTCGAAAATTACATCAGACTTCCAGTCTGATGTAATTTAATTCTATTTTTTTGATTTTAATATTTATAAAAATATATTTGTATAACTTTATTTCAAGAAAGTAACCCGAGTAAAAACTCATATTTTTGGTAGCTATCAAAAGTCAATATAAGGTAGTGTATATTGTTAAAGGAATTTAAGCCTTAAAGAAAGAAAAGTATTTTTGAGGGGTATTAAATGTAAATAAATTCCATAAACATGAAATTGTTTAACTGACTATCTAAAACAGTAATGTGGTTCCATATGTAATTTCATATGAGTTTTTATAGGTAGAGTGCAGAATTATATAATCTATTTTCCCTCTTTCTTAGACTATATTGGAAAATGGAATAATATAAAAATAATTGGTTAATTTATAAAGACCCAATAGTTTACTTAGTAGTAACTAATTTAGTTTTAGTTTTATATTAAATTTTCAAGTAATAATTTTGGTAATGAAAAAATATTTTTTGGGAGTTTTTACAATGAATATATATGATAACCTATTGAAAAGGATAGAGGAAAAAAAGGCTATAATTGGGGTAGTAGGATTAGGTTACGTGGGATTACCGTTAGCTGTAGAAAAAGCTAAGGCTGGCTATAAAGTTATTGGTTTTGATATACAACAATCCAGAGTTGAACAAATAAACATGGGGATTAATTATATTGGAGACGTGGTTGACCAAGACCTAGCAAATATGGTGAAAAAGGGTCAATTTATTGCAACAACAGATTACGCATTAATGAAAGATGTTGATGCTGTAGCTATTTGTGTACCTACACCATTAGATGTATATCAGCAACCAGATACATCATATGTGGAAAGCTCAGCAAAAGTAATTGCCAAATATGCACATAAGGGTATGTTAATTGTATTAGAATCAACAACTTATCCTGGTACAACAGAAGAGATAATAAAGAAGACTCTTGAAGAAAGTGGTCTAGTTACAGGAGAAACAGTTTTCATTGCTTATTCTCCTGAACGTGTTGATCCGGGTAATAGACAATTTAAAACAAAGAATACACCTAAAGTTGTTGGTGGAATTACAGATAAATGTACTCAAGTAGCTGCAGCTCTTTACCGCAATGTATTAGAAGGAGATGTTTTCGAAGTTTCTAGCCCTGCAATAGCAGAAATGGAAAAGATTTATGAAAATACTTTCCGTCATATAAATATTGCATTAGCCAATGAAATGGCCATTTTATGCGAGAAAATGGGTATTGATGTATGGGAAGTTATCGACGCAGCGAAAACTAAGCCATATGGTTTTATGGCATTTTATCCTGGCCCTGGTTTGGGTGGACATTGTATTCCAATCGATCCATTTTATTTGACATGGAAGGCGAGAGAGTATAATTACCATACTAGATTAATCGAATTAGCCGGTGAAATTAATAATACTATGCCAGATTACGTTATCAATCGTGCAATGCAAATATTAAATGAAGATGGAAAAGCTCTTCGTGGTTCTAAGATAGCTGTTTTAGGTGTAGCGTACAAAAAAGATATTGATGATGTGCGAGAATCACCAGTTTTAAAAATTATTGAAGCACTTGAGCATCATGGGGCTGACTTTAAAGTAGTTGATCCTTATGTGGGGTCTTTTAAATCAAATAATCAAGTTATTGAAACAGTTGGTTTAACTAGTACTCTGTTAAATGAATCAGATTTAGTTTTAATAACTACCGATCATTCTGATTTTGATTACGAAATGATTGCGCAAGAAAGCAAGGTTGTATTTGATACTCGTAATGCCCTTAAAGGAATTAATACTCCAAATAGGTATATAAAGCTTTAAAAGTTATTAGCCACCCTTTTAGGGTGCGCAAATACTCTTGAACTTTTCTGTTTCGATACATCTCTTCAACTAATAGGTAAAATGACAAGCTTCGGGTAGAAGCAGGATTATTAAAAAATGAAAAGGTAGATATGACAAGTGGGTCACTTTGTACATGAAAGCAGTTTTATAGACGAAAATGTAACAATCGGCGAAGGATCTAAAGTATGGCATTTTAGCCATGTACACAAAGGTGCACAAATTGGGAGTAATTGTTCATTAGGACAGAATGTTAATGTCTCTAATAATGTTAAGATAGGCAATGGAGTGAAAATCCAGAACAATGTATCAGTCTATGAGGGAGTTGAATTAGAGGACTATGTATTTTGTGGACCTTCTATGGTCTTTACAAACGACTTGACACCTAGAAGCAAATATCCCAAAGGTTCTGAAGGTTATAAAAGGACTCTTGTTAAGTACGGTGCATCTATAGGAGCAAATGCTACCGTTGTATGTGGTAATACGATTGGTAGCTGGGCAATGATTGCTTCAGGTGCAGTAGTAACAAAGGATGTTCCTAACTATGCATTAATGGCGGGAGTACCCGCTAAGCAAATCGGTTGGGTTTGTGAATGTGGGAATGTCTTAAAAGAGAGTTTTGAATGTAAGGAATGTGGCAGAGAATATATTCTTATAAATGCAGAACTTAAAGAGAAACTTTAATAAATAAAAATGGAGATTGATGAATATGGAATTTAGAGATTTAAAAAGCCAATATCAAAAATATAAAGAAGAAATTGATAGCGCAATAAACCAAGTGATAGTAAACGCAAATTTTATTGGTGGTAAAGAAGTTAAAGAAGTAGAAGAACAATTAGCCCAATTCGTTGGTGTTAAACATTGTATTTCTTGTGCAAATGGAACTGAAGCAATGACTTTATTAATGATGGCGTGGGATATTAAAGAGGGGGATGCAGTATTTGTTCCAGACTTTACATTCTTTTCAACAGGGGAGATCGTTTCGTTTAGAGGAGCAACACCTGTATTCGTTGATGTTGATAGGGATACATTTAATATTGATACCAATAAATTAGAAGAAGCAATTATGAAAACTATCGAGGAAGGAAAATTAAATCCAAAGGTAATAATTCCTGTAGATTTATTCGGCCTTCCAGCTAATTTCCCAGAGATAAATAGAATTGCAAAGAAGTACAATTTATTGGTGTTAGAGGATGGTGCCCAGGGATTTGGAGGAAATATTAATGGGAAAAGAGCATGTAGTTTTGGAGATGCAGCCACTACTTCTTTCTTCCCTGCTAAACCTCTTGGTTGTTATGGTGATGGCGGAGCTATTTTTACAAATGATGATCAATTAGCTGAGTTGCTAACATCATTAAAGGTCCATGGTAAAGGTGATAATAAATACGACAATGTTAGAATTGGTTTGAATTCTAGACTGGATACTATTCAGGCAGCTATATTGAAAGTTAAACTAAAAGCATTTGCTGAGCATGAATTGGAAGATGTAAATCGAGTATATAGATTATATAATGAAAGATTAAATGGAGTAGTTGAAATTCCTTTTATTCCAGAAGGTTTCTATTCAAGTTTTGCCCAATATACATTAAAACTTAAAAATAAGGAACAACGTGAGGGCTTACAGGCTCGATTAAATGAGCATGGAATCCCAAGTATGATTTATTATATTAAGCCAATGCATAGACAGGAAGCTTTTTCACACTTGGAATTTAATGATAATGAATTTGAAATAACTAATACGCTTTCTGATACTGTACTTTCCCTACCAATGCATCCGTATTTGAGTGATGAGGAAGTTAATAGAGTATGTGAAGTTATTAAAGGATATTTCGAATAAAATCTGATTATCCCTTAAAAACCATATAGGGGTTAGTTAGACAACAGTTACTTTTGGGATGAATTCCATTGCAGAGACAATAGTGCGCCAATAGCATTGTTACAATCATAGAGTAAGACTTAAAAAGATTTGCAGAATGATATGGTGAGTATTTTATCAAAAAATATAAATGATTAGGGGGATGGTATGATAACCATTCCCCTAATTTTTCTTTAATTTTTAATGGGGGTAATCAAGGTTGCAATTTGGGATGAAAAAGGATATTTTGACCATTCGGAAATTCAGTTATTTAGGACCATGGATTTTAGTCGTCCTATGGATGATACTGATTTTTAACATGTCGGCAGAACCAGCAACTCAATCTAATAAACTTAGCACAGGAATAACTGAGAAGGTAATAGAAACTGTTGAGAAAACCCATCTAGTAACTGATTTAAACAAAGAAAAAATAAATCATATAATAAGAAAAAATGCCCATTTCTCTATCTACTTAGTGCTTGCTATTTTAGTACTAAATGCTTTTAGAAAAAGTGAGAAGCTAGTGGGTAAGAGACTTTTTTTAGCTCTAGGGATCTGTGTTCTTTACGCCATTTCAGATGAAATTCACCAATTATTTGTTATTGGAAGAGGTGCACAGGTAAAAGACGTTTTCATAGATAGTGCAGGAGCAGCTGTTGGTATTGGGATTTATTTTGCAGTGCAAAAAAAACTTAAGAATGGTTCCAACATATAAAGAGGTTCTGTTCGATTCAGCGGGAGCATTACTTGCATTGTTATTAACCTTTCTTATTTTGAATCGACTGAGAAAAAGGGTGATTGCTTAACTGCTTGCTGATCCAATTAATTTAAGTCAGCATAATTATAACTTTGATTTTCATTGATCATGCGGAAATCTCTTTTTGATAGATGAGGGAAGTGGTTAAGATCAATTTGCCGTACATAGATTGATTTTGCATGATGGGTAGAAATCGTGGTATGGCTTGTTGAGATTATACCATCTGTATATCGGCCGATTTGTTCTAATATGTAGTTAATAGATTTACCCTTTACATACATTTCTTCTGTTAAATCATTTTTAAAGGTTACATATAAGATGAAATAATTCATATGAAGTCCTCCATAACAGTTATATTTTAAATAGTAAAGGAATAGTAATAGTTTTGTCTGCGTTAATTTTGAAAGTAGAAAAAGAGGAGCCTAAAATCATTTCTGATGGAATGAGTGTAACATTTATTCCTAGGTTATCGAGGATGGAAATGAAATCTGAGGAGTAAGAGTTAAGGATTCAATTTGAAAATACAAAGGTTTATGGAACATTCAACTAGTGGTTGCCAGGAGCATTAGAGAAAGTGGTTAATTTGAAAAAAAGCCGCTGATTTTAGATGTAAAGGCGATTTTTATTCTTCGGTGACTTCAAGGTCAATAATATCACAAATATCATCTATTTCCAGTGATTCAGCGATCCGTTCAATTTGGCTAAAATTAATATTCTGCCTCTTCTGATTAGCCAATTCACTCAAAGCCGCATAGCGAATATCGGTTCTTCTGGATAATTCTCTTAATGGTAAACCCTTATCCATCATTAACTTATGAATTTTCCCTCTCACTTTTCGCCTCATAGTTCTCCTTACATCCAATTAAATTGACTATAAAGAAAAACTAACATAATAAAATCCCGCGAGTGGTACGCATATGCGTACCACTCGCGGGATTTTTTGTGTCTGAAATCAATTTGGATGATTGTCCATGTTCTGCCTTGATAGATTTTAAAGTAAAGGGCATTTCATAAATAAGAGGTTTGTATAAAAAGACAATAAAAATAGGCAAAGAGTTATGAACAGCTCTTTGCCTATATATTTGACAGTAAAAATTACTAAGTGGTCCTATTAAAGAGGTTTTTCAACGATTTGCAGCTTGTTACTTATAATCAGTTGTCATTTTCAGTGTGTTCTTGATTATCTAAGTTATGCCTAAGATTACATTGGATCATAACTCATCTAATAATCTCTTTAAATCCGAATATGTGGTTACATTGTTTTTCTCGACTAAATCCCATACCAAATGGGAATTGACGCCACCTACTCTAAGCAGCATATAGTTTGTCCAAAGTTCAATTTGCTGAGATTGCGTCAACCCGATTCTGGCTCTTAATACTTCTTTAAGTTAGTATTCGATAGGGATTTCGAAAGTAGTGAATATGCAGTTTATCGTGTTGAATTCGTTTTTTTTGATTTATTTTTCTTGTAACCGTTATTCTACAGTTGCTCTCAGTCTATTCAAATCTCATTTTTTATCTCTATCTTCCGTTTTTGGCGAGAAGCTTTATAAAAGTTCTTAAGCTCAAATACCACCTACAGAGGTATTTGAAAAGTTAGATTGTCGGTATTATTAGAAATGCTAGGAAGCCTTTTCTTGAATGGGATTTTCATAAGAAATATAACATTCCAATGATTTTAAAACTGTTACATCTCTACGTAGGATAGTAGTTTTACGAAAAATAAACATACCTAAACAAATACTAATTACCAAAAACAAACCTGAAATTTGAGAGTAGAGATCCTGCGAATGATATTCAAAACTTTTATTTAAAAAAAGAACAGTTAGACTGGTTAATGCTGACGCAGCAAAAGCGACAAACATCATAATATATATGGGTTGCTTTTTGATGTTTCTACTAACACTTCTAAGTATTTTATGAAAATTAATATATCCTCTTTTTTGAAATCTTGCTCTTTTAAATCGGAAATGATCCAATTGAAAAAATTTCTATCACCATAAATTTTCCAATACTTTCTTTTTAAAACTTTATTATAGTAAGAATACACCAGATCGTCCTTCACTAATAATATTTCGGGTCTAATAAAAAATAAAACAATAACTCCTATACGCCTAAAAGGAAAAAAAGAACTAAACACTGAGATTTTAAGTTTTTATGGTATGAGTTTTCAATATTTATAATTCCGAAAATAAACCAAAATAAATAATAAAACATTTTTCACCTCTTAATTAAATTCAAGTATAATCCTATTTTAATTTAGGAATAAAATTAAAGCATTAATTTTTTATTGAATATCGGCAATTTCGGTGCCTGTATCACGGCCTTAGGCTGGTTAAAAAATGATAAAATTTCGGTGCATGTCACGCCCCGGATTTACTTGTTTCACAATTGGTTTCACGGAGTGGAGAGTAGAAATATCGGTGTCATCACGTTCAGAGGTTTGCACCGATTCTATCTAAATATAGATAGGTTTATAACCTGTAAATCATAATAGCTAATTCTGTGGAAAAACAGTTAATAAAACGTTTGATTGAATCGGTTTCGTGTTTATATTTTTATAAGTGAAAAAGAGGCAGCATGACTTCATATTCGAAGATGCTGCCTCATTCTTTGAAGGATTATTTCAGATCTGTCAGGTCATAGCTTTTTGTTTCGTTTATGGTGCCGAAGTCTTTTTTTGATAAATAGGGAAAATGCTTCAAATCAATTTCTCTAACAAACATGGAGATGGCGTTATACGTACAAAAAGATAATTTACTGGTAGCGATGCAGCCGTTTGAATATCTGCCCATGCGCTCTACTATATAATCAATCGACTTGCCCTTTATGTAGTACTCCGAGGTGGTGTGTGCTTTGGAAGTGACATATAAGATGAAATAGTTCATGGTAATGCCTCCATCGTATCCATTTTTCCTTAACGGATTTTCACCAATTTCAACAGGTGATTTGATTTTCATTCCTCATACTTTATCTCTTTTTATCCTCCGCTTCTTTTACTAGCTCCCACGTCTTCATATCCAGTTCTCTCGCTATCGCAGCAAGTTTATCGAGGGTTGGACTGTTTTTATCGTTTTCGAGGTTACTCATATATTTTCGCGTGATGCCACTGCGAAATGCCAGTTCATCTTGTTTAATCCCCTTAACTTCTCTCAACCTTATTATGGTCTTGCCAATGTAAATGGTCCTCTTTTTCTCCAAGGAATTTTTCTCCTTTTTAAGACCATTAGATACCTCGCGAAAACTCTTAACCACGTAATATATGACGCATTAGACCGGTAGGAGGAAATGTTTTTATAGGATTCATATTAGGTAGATGAAATCTTATGA encodes:
- a CDS encoding glycosyltransferase, encoding MKIAYVVAEGLDKEHGVSKKVLNQIKYWVNSGHSVKLFNYSNKGINPMFEEIEFEIIKYRSRIQFVLNTSGIVPINNWKPDIIYFRTYPYSNTFYKMLKTYPTVIEINSDDVEESKIHMPFLARKHHLLTRNFLMNNAKGFICVTNELKKKLIKYNKPTITIPNGINSHYISRKPEQNWNRNVRYQVIFLGSPNQSWHGLDKIISLANQLPEFDFHIVGTDGLKNMPNNLKQYGYLKESEYISIINKCDVAIGTLALHRIGMNEACPLKTREYLKYGLPTIIGYQDSDFIEGNYPFLFELPNKEGNIESNISSIKEFIENSRNICIGERDVEHLFYEYKEIKRLDFLSSLI
- a CDS encoding helix-turn-helix transcriptional regulator; amino-acid sequence: MEKKRTIYIGKTIIRLREVKGIKQDELAFRSGITRKYMSNLENDKNSPTLDKLAAIARELDMKTWELVKEAEDKKR
- a CDS encoding DegT/DnrJ/EryC1/StrS aminotransferase family protein, coding for MEFRDLKSQYQKYKEEIDSAINQVIVNANFIGGKEVKEVEEQLAQFVGVKHCISCANGTEAMTLLMMAWDIKEGDAVFVPDFTFFSTGEIVSFRGATPVFVDVDRDTFNIDTNKLEEAIMKTIEEGKLNPKVIIPVDLFGLPANFPEINRIAKKYNLLVLEDGAQGFGGNINGKRACSFGDAATTSFFPAKPLGCYGDGGAIFTNDDQLAELLTSLKVHGKGDNKYDNVRIGLNSRLDTIQAAILKVKLKAFAEHELEDVNRVYRLYNERLNGVVEIPFIPEGFYSSFAQYTLKLKNKEQREGLQARLNEHGIPSMIYYIKPMHRQEAFSHLEFNDNEFEITNTLSDTVLSLPMHPYLSDEEVNRVCEVIKGYFE
- a CDS encoding N-acetyltransferase, whose translation is MGHFVHESSFIDENVTIGEGSKVWHFSHVHKGAQIGSNCSLGQNVNVSNNVKIGNGVKIQNNVSVYEGVELEDYVFCGPSMVFTNDLTPRSKYPKGSEGYKRTLVKYGASIGANATVVCGNTIGSWAMIASGAVVTKDVPNYALMAGVPAKQIGWVCECGNVLKESFECKECGREYILINAELKEKL
- a CDS encoding VanZ family protein; protein product: MKKDILTIRKFSYLGPWILVVLWMILIFNMSAEPATQSNKLSTGITEKVIETVEKTHLVTDLNKEKINHIIRKNAHFSIYLVLAILVLNAFRKSEKLVGKRLFLALGICVLYAISDEIHQLFVIGRGAQVKDVFIDSAGAAVGIGIYFAVQKKLKNGSNI
- a CDS encoding O-antigen polymerase, with the translated sequence MEQIGVSIISLIILALSFYFFKVANGTLSINRLTPLSLIFYYNLVLLAYIGSYLMYIGIRVHTDLHLVQDDSYYLITFLSVSYVLLSLPLFIIIFNKIWKVKPEEAFIKYLERPLISLFTKNDKYLYYPLWVITLTSCVVMVYLLKDSPLLNFILGKNTNILEARVIYTRNYSGSLIIKNTIGNAFIPLCSYITYSYMKMFPNKKWKLMFIILFTNSLLIYGTSMSKSGISTYILSFVLLKVLIEGKISLKKLTYISLIVITFVIVMYMVVYQDNQEIITDKETFFFKSGPIGRIIFGQLVGFVNTLYIFPQLHPFVNGGDIAFLRFLGFDFLDSSRIVMSYVSPGAVENGNANVMNSIFIAEAYANFGYLGILFAPLIVAFILHFFTLLLYKLPKTPIVLGWWIYVMFLLSNGIGGGFFSEFLFNTKIIGVSILTILLYISGHVLFTIYDKGYNRLVKN
- a CDS encoding helix-turn-helix transcriptional regulator, whose protein sequence is MRRKVRGKIHKLMMDKGLPLRELSRRTDIRYAALSELANQKRQNINFSQIERIAESLEIDDICDIIDLEVTEE
- a CDS encoding nucleotide sugar dehydrogenase — its product is MNIYDNLLKRIEEKKAIIGVVGLGYVGLPLAVEKAKAGYKVIGFDIQQSRVEQINMGINYIGDVVDQDLANMVKKGQFIATTDYALMKDVDAVAICVPTPLDVYQQPDTSYVESSAKVIAKYAHKGMLIVLESTTYPGTTEEIIKKTLEESGLVTGETVFIAYSPERVDPGNRQFKTKNTPKVVGGITDKCTQVAAALYRNVLEGDVFEVSSPAIAEMEKIYENTFRHINIALANEMAILCEKMGIDVWEVIDAAKTKPYGFMAFYPGPGLGGHCIPIDPFYLTWKAREYNYHTRLIELAGEINNTMPDYVINRAMQILNEDGKALRGSKIAVLGVAYKKDIDDVRESPVLKIIEALEHHGADFKVVDPYVGSFKSNNQVIETVGLTSTLLNESDLVLITTDHSDFDYEMIAQESKVVFDTRNALKGINTPNRYIKL
- a CDS encoding oligosaccharide flippase family protein, with product MFLIINFLKNKFVDLWRRGAFHILLGSFVTKFVVFFGTIFLVRILSKTSYGVLGYIENIYGYIYIFAGLGLNNAVLRYVILGKTSEEKFGFYRYAITKGTLFNILIVFFVALFFLFYPYPEEFKGAKWLLLILFITIPFQFLVDSNTLTYRAMFDNKRFAIITFLTSVILIIARYLGAIFFDLNGIVIANILVYVLFSLILSYVSFNLYFKEYRPNQLSKIEQKKVNNYSFQYMITNGVWAAFMLNDVFLLGLLSGNAEIVAEYKVAYVLPGVLTIISTAIGIFIGPYFVKRETNHNWVWKNYIKTLIILAGIIAPLVAIMFVYAKSITTLIYGVQYENIVPIMRLLLVAALINSIFRYTSANLLASMGEIKSNMLISIFGMCLQIIINLILIPKYGELGAAVTSILVYSLMALSLFIIFIKKFKLTN